In Populus trichocarpa isolate Nisqually-1 chromosome 7, P.trichocarpa_v4.1, whole genome shotgun sequence, the following proteins share a genomic window:
- the LOC18100922 gene encoding uncharacterized protein LOC18100922, protein MAGLFDNQAAIYVDVRPRYPGEWFSMLAALTPDHSLAWDVGTGNGQAAVGVAEHYKQVIATDISEEQLKHAIPHPQVHYLHTPLMMSDDELVHLLGGENSVDLITVASAVHWFDLEKFYPIVKRVLRKPGGIFAVWCYSRIKFSPEIDVLLAVHFERTFPFQNPNFKHALECYKTLPFPFESVGVGCEGQPLELDMEKKMSFQGLLKFFRSLSAFNTAKGQGVDLLSDEVVKELESAWGGPEVVRTVIYTTYMLAGKVKL, encoded by the exons ATGGCAGGTTTGTTTGACAATCAGGCAGCTATATATGTGGATGTAAGGCCAAGATATCCAGGCGAATGGTTCTCAATGTTGGCTGCTCTCACCCCTGACCACTCTTTAGCTTGGGATGTTGGCACTGGCAATGGTCAAGCGGCTGTCGGT GTTGCTGAACACTACAAGCAAGTGATAGCAACTGACATAAGTGAAGAGCAATTAAAGCATGCCATACCACATCCCCAAGTTCATTACTTGCATACCCCGTTAATGATGTCTGATGATGAATTAGTTCATTTACTTGGAGGTGAGAATTCGGTTGATCTCATTACTGTGGCTTCAGCTGTGCATTGGTTTGATCTAGAAAAGTTCTATCCAATCGTCAAGCGCGTTCTTAGAAAGCCAGGAGGCATATTTGCTGTTTGGTGCTACTCGAGAATCAAGTTTAGCCCAGAAATTGATGTTCTCTTAGCGGTCCACTTTGAGAGAACCTTTccttttcaaaaccctaatttcaagCATGCATTAGAGTGTTACAAGACGCTTCCATTTCCTTTTGAAAGTGTAGGTGTTGGGTGTGAGGGTCAGCCGCTGGAACTGGACATGGAAAAGAAGATGTCGTTTCAGGGACTCTTGAAGTTTTTCAGGTCATTGTCAGCATTCAATACAGCCAAGGGACAAGGTGTAGATTTATTGTCTGACGAGGTTGTTAAGGAACTTGAGAGTGCATGGGGTGGGCCTGAAGTGGTTAGA